The Chitinophaga sp. H8 region CTGCTGGGGGCCATACTGCCCAGATATGCTGTAGCACAGGTAGACCCGCATTTTTCTCAATATTATGCTTATCCATTATGGCTTAACCCGGCTTTAACCGGTATCATAGATGGTGATTACCGCTTACAGGGGAATTACCGGAACCAGTGGGCTAATTATGGTAAACCATTCTCCACAGCAGGCGTATCCTTTGATGCGGCCACTGATAAGAACATGGGGGTGGGTGTAAATGTACTGAACATGTCTGCCGGAGATGCGGGATACAATTACCTGAATGCAATGGCGAGCTTCTCATACAGTGGGGTGAAATTTGGTGCTACCGGTACTACCAGGTTAATATTCGGTATACAGGCGGGTATTATTAACCGGAAGATAGATCCTACCAAGTTTCAAACGGGTAGTCAATATACTCCGGTAATCGGATTTGATCCCACCATGTCTAATGGGGAAAATATCAGGACTTCTTCTTCCAATGTATTTGATGCCGCAGCAGGTACGATGCTTTTTGACGGTAATCCCAACCATCGTTTCAATCCTTTCATCGGGTTCTCTGCAGGCCACCTGACGAGGCCTACAGACCCTTTTGCGGCAGAGGGGACGAATGGAAAATTACCTGTTCGTTATCTGATCCATGGTGGTTCCAAAATAAAGATAAGCGACATTGTCAACCTCACCCCTACAGGATTGTATATGCGTCAGGGGAATGCAGAAGAAATAGTGGCAGGTGCATATGCACAGATAATAGTCAACCCGGAATTTGACTTCCTGGTGGGTGGTAATTACCGTATCAATGATTCTGCTATTCCTTTTGCAGGGTTCCATTTTCAGAACTTTGTGCTGGGGCTGAGCTATGATGCCAATACTTCCAATATGAAACGTCTTGTAAACGGAAGTAACAGCTTTGAGATATCATTATCCTTTATCAGCCGTAAGAGAAGAGTGATGAATGAAGAATATTTTATCTGCCCCAGATTGTAGAGGGCTTGCAAATAAAAATAACAGCAATAAGTTTTTCATTATGTCAATACCTGCATAACAATACAATCACTGAGCAATCTTGATACAGCACGTTTGCCGCAGGTATTGCATGCATGTGAAGACTGCAACAACAAATGGATCCTCATGAAAAAAATTACACTCTGCTGGCTGATAGCTTTACTGTGTGCTGTTAATACTGTAAACGCACAGTATGTTTATGATTATAGACATACTGCGGATATCTTTTACGCGTCCAGAGATTATTATTCCGCTGCCCAGTACTATAATAAAGCACTTGGCACTTTTAAAATAAAACCAGAAGAGGTATTGCCATATGCAGTGGCGAAGGCTGGCAAGGTAAGCAGTAAGTTTAAAGATTATCAGACAGTAGTAAATCGCCTTGCAGAATCTTACCGGCTGTATAATGATTTTGGCAATGCAGAGAAATGGTATGAGCAGGCTGTAGGGTTTAATAACCCCCAATTTCCGTTGGCCCGCTACTGGTATGCGGTATGTTTAAGAGCCAATGGAAAATATGCCGATGCGCTGGAGCAGTTTAAACAGTTCCGCCAGTCTTATACCGCAGCGGATGATTACTCTACCCGTGCTACATTGGAAATAGCCTGCTGTGAATTTGCCATTGCTGAAGAAAGTAAGATTCCCCGCTATATCATTGCTAAAACAACCGGTAATGTAAATGAAGGCGGTGCCAACTATGCTCCGGTGCAACTAAATGATAATACCCTGCTGTTTACTTCTTCGCGCCCTGAGAGTGGCACAACGGAAAAGAAAGGTAATCCTTATGTGAATACACTGTATACTTCTTCCGGTAGTAACAATAGCTTTGGTAACAGCCAGAAACTGAATATCCCTGCCACAAAAGGGATGGATCAGGGTACTGCTACGGTAAGCCCGGATGGGAATACCATGTATCTTACCCGCTGGAGTATGAAAGGTGGGCTGAAACAATCCAATATTTATGTGAGCAACCGCCAGGGAACGGGATGGACAGAGCCTAAGGCTTTGGGGGCCAATGTAAATGTGGAGGGTTATAATTCCATGCAGCCATTTATTACTACAGATGGCAAGTATTTACTGTTTGCTTCCAACAGACCTGGTGGTATGGGAAAGAATGACCTCTGGTATTGCGCTATTGAAAATGGTGCACCTGGCGCTGCCCGTAATATGGGTACTAATATCAACTCAAAAGATGAAGAACAGGCCCCTTTTTATGATGCGGAAAAAAATGTGCTGGTGTTTAGCTCCGATGGAAGAGTGGGACTGGGTGGTTTAGACTTTTTTCAGAGTGAGGGTACTTTCGGTAACTGGAACGTGCCCAAAAATATGGGCAAACCCCTTAACTCCCCTAAAGATGATATCTACTATGCTGCCAGCAATCCACAACATCCATTGGCGGCAGGATACATCAGCTCCGATCGGGAATCGGTATGCTGCCTGGAAATATTCAGCATAAAGAAAATTGCCAAAACAGTTAATGGTTTAATATTGGATTGTGATAACGACCTGCCACTTACCGGTGCCAAGGTTACCT contains the following coding sequences:
- a CDS encoding PorP/SprF family type IX secretion system membrane protein produces the protein MNNINNSRDISNTSYGIPAKSEQVKHLPMKKAIIVLMLLLGAILPRYAVAQVDPHFSQYYAYPLWLNPALTGIIDGDYRLQGNYRNQWANYGKPFSTAGVSFDAATDKNMGVGVNVLNMSAGDAGYNYLNAMASFSYSGVKFGATGTTRLIFGIQAGIINRKIDPTKFQTGSQYTPVIGFDPTMSNGENIRTSSSNVFDAAAGTMLFDGNPNHRFNPFIGFSAGHLTRPTDPFAAEGTNGKLPVRYLIHGGSKIKISDIVNLTPTGLYMRQGNAEEIVAGAYAQIIVNPEFDFLVGGNYRINDSAIPFAGFHFQNFVLGLSYDANTSNMKRLVNGSNSFEISLSFISRKRRVMNEEYFICPRL
- a CDS encoding OmpA family protein, with protein sequence MKKITLCWLIALLCAVNTVNAQYVYDYRHTADIFYASRDYYSAAQYYNKALGTFKIKPEEVLPYAVAKAGKVSSKFKDYQTVVNRLAESYRLYNDFGNAEKWYEQAVGFNNPQFPLARYWYAVCLRANGKYADALEQFKQFRQSYTAADDYSTRATLEIACCEFAIAEESKIPRYIIAKTTGNVNEGGANYAPVQLNDNTLLFTSSRPESGTTEKKGNPYVNTLYTSSGSNNSFGNSQKLNIPATKGMDQGTATVSPDGNTMYLTRWSMKGGLKQSNIYVSNRQGTGWTEPKALGANVNVEGYNSMQPFITTDGKYLLFASNRPGGMGKNDLWYCAIENGAPGAARNMGTNINSKDEEQAPFYDAEKNVLVFSSDGRVGLGGLDFFQSEGTFGNWNVPKNMGKPLNSPKDDIYYAASNPQHPLAAGYISSDRESVCCLEIFSIKKIAKTVNGLILDCDNDLPLTGAKVTLLDTIKQVVLHQVTVDETGRYSFEVDMQKQYKIMAEKESYFSKAIYFNTDSLTLIDSLTNPTICLKRYEIGKAIILKDIYYDYDKATLREQSKIVLDTVVSIMKDNDNIVIEMSAHTDSKGSDSYNMKLSQKRAQSCVDYLIEKGIPSSRVIAKGYGETRPIAPNTLPNGKDNPDGRQLNRRTEFKVLRNEPAH